The Chrysiogenia bacterium genome includes a window with the following:
- a CDS encoding methyl-accepting chemotaxis protein, whose translation MKDPNPTLSISIGDRIRWWFFGGALVSSLLIIALFSLQLDLTIVSFLVVLVSAGVSAGVSAIITRRLKSDLNALMTAARRVSEGELNAPINMGEKKYRDETDELAGLFQEMQQNLQQLVGQIQATGTKITGAAHGLSATAEQMTTSTQEIAATMADISRGTDHQSRLVERTSSGMREVVNAVEQTERSAAESAERATKAVETVRGSSKLAEESVDKMREIFERVEDSSRLMSAFSDKLKQVNKIVVVISGIAQRTTLLSLNATIEAAKAGEYGRGFAVVADEIRKLAESTTRSAEQITELIEGVEEESRRVVEAMQASVDTVAGSRSDVTSIGDALQGIVGSFSEIQLQTQGISELARTQASQSQEILKAMEDIQNVADNTAASTMEISAATREQTNSMREMSNSALELSDLAEQLKAAASRFRLEQGSAGDNGSIVGGGVTPFRIQKPSDDDDDEAALVIEA comes from the coding sequence GTGAAGGATCCCAATCCAACCCTGAGCATCAGCATCGGCGACCGCATTCGCTGGTGGTTCTTCGGCGGCGCCCTGGTGTCGTCCCTGCTCATCATCGCGCTCTTTTCGCTCCAGCTCGACCTCACGATCGTCAGTTTCCTGGTGGTTCTGGTCTCCGCGGGCGTCTCTGCCGGCGTGAGCGCCATCATCACCCGGCGCCTCAAATCCGACCTCAATGCCCTGATGACGGCCGCCCGGCGCGTCTCCGAGGGTGAACTCAACGCCCCCATCAACATGGGGGAGAAGAAATACCGCGACGAAACCGATGAGCTGGCCGGTCTGTTCCAGGAAATGCAGCAGAACCTCCAGCAACTGGTGGGGCAGATTCAGGCCACCGGTACCAAGATCACCGGTGCGGCCCACGGGCTCTCGGCCACGGCCGAGCAGATGACAACTTCCACCCAGGAAATCGCCGCCACCATGGCCGATATCTCCCGGGGCACCGATCACCAGAGCCGCCTGGTGGAGCGAACCTCCTCGGGCATGCGCGAGGTGGTCAACGCCGTCGAGCAGACCGAGCGCAGCGCGGCCGAGAGTGCCGAGCGCGCGACCAAGGCGGTGGAGACCGTGCGCGGCAGCTCGAAGCTGGCCGAGGAATCGGTCGACAAGATGCGCGAGATTTTCGAGCGCGTCGAAGACTCCTCGCGTCTGATGAGCGCGTTCTCCGACAAGCTCAAGCAGGTCAACAAGATCGTGGTCGTCATCTCGGGCATCGCCCAGCGCACGACCCTGCTCTCGCTCAATGCCACCATCGAGGCCGCCAAGGCCGGCGAATACGGCCGCGGCTTTGCCGTGGTGGCCGACGAGATCCGCAAGCTCGCCGAGTCGACGACCCGTTCGGCCGAGCAGATTACCGAGCTCATCGAGGGCGTCGAGGAAGAGAGCCGCCGCGTCGTTGAGGCCATGCAGGCCAGCGTCGACACCGTGGCCGGCAGCCGCTCGGACGTGACGAGCATCGGCGACGCCCTGCAGGGCATTGTGGGCAGTTTCAGCGAGATCCAGCTTCAGACCCAGGGCATCAGCGAACTGGCCCGCACGCAGGCCAGCCAGAGCCAGGAAATCCTCAAGGCCATGGAAGACATCCAGAACGTGGCCGACAATACCGCCGCCTCGACCATGGAAATTTCCGCCGCCACGCGCGAGCAGACCAACTCCATGCGCGAGATGAGCAACTCGGCGCTGGAGCTCTCCGACCTGGCCGAGCAGCTCAAGGCCGCTGCCAGCCGCTTCCGGCTGGAGCAGGGGAGCGCCGGTGACAACGGTTCGATCGTGGGCGGAGGCGTGACACCGTTCCGCATCCAGAAGCCCTCGGACGACGACGATGACGAAGCGGCGCTGGTCATTGAGGCCTGA